Proteins encoded in a region of the Tumebacillus sp. BK434 genome:
- a CDS encoding cysteine synthase family protein — MLRQDIIDAIGKTPLVKLRLHDRAKGQVYAKLELLNPFGMKDRVAKNSILEAKKQGILQDGAPIIESSSGTMAAGVAIVGTYLGHPVHIVTDPRIDPITEAKLTSLGCQVHIVEKMSPDRGWQGSRLELLHQLLEENPGAFWPRQYENPDNPGAYKELAAEVMEELGHVDILVAAVGSGGSLSGSARALKAFNPDLKVVAVDAAGSVIFGQPDNPKRLQGGLGNSLVAPNVDFSVMDEIHWLNDEEAFAATLQLAGEEKIFAGNSSGSVFAVARWIASQVDENTKILAIFPDRGDRYVDSIYNEAYRIEKGVNALRLPDDPAHVSYDTVVTSWSYAKIEAKGAVHHEEETAVR; from the coding sequence ATGCTCCGTCAAGATATCATCGATGCAATCGGCAAAACTCCGCTCGTCAAACTGCGCCTGCATGACCGCGCCAAAGGCCAGGTCTACGCCAAGCTGGAACTGCTCAACCCGTTTGGGATGAAAGACCGCGTGGCGAAAAACTCGATTCTCGAAGCGAAGAAGCAAGGCATCCTGCAAGACGGTGCGCCGATCATCGAGAGCTCGTCCGGCACGATGGCGGCCGGTGTGGCGATCGTCGGCACCTACCTCGGCCACCCGGTGCACATCGTCACCGACCCGCGCATCGACCCGATCACCGAAGCCAAGCTGACCTCGCTCGGCTGCCAAGTGCACATCGTCGAGAAAATGTCGCCCGACCGCGGCTGGCAAGGATCGCGCCTCGAACTGCTGCACCAGCTGCTCGAAGAGAATCCGGGCGCATTCTGGCCGCGCCAGTACGAAAACCCGGACAACCCGGGCGCGTACAAAGAGCTGGCGGCAGAAGTGATGGAAGAGCTCGGCCATGTCGACATCCTGGTCGCCGCGGTCGGCTCCGGCGGTTCCTTGTCCGGTTCGGCACGCGCACTGAAAGCGTTCAACCCGGATCTGAAAGTCGTTGCCGTCGATGCGGCAGGCTCCGTCATCTTCGGCCAGCCGGACAACCCGAAGCGCCTGCAGGGCGGCCTCGGCAACTCGCTGGTCGCGCCGAACGTCGATTTTTCTGTGATGGACGAGATCCACTGGCTGAACGACGAAGAAGCGTTTGCCGCGACCTTGCAACTGGCGGGCGAAGAGAAAATTTTTGCCGGGAACTCCTCCGGTTCGGTCTTTGCCGTCGCGCGCTGGATCGCGTCGCAAGTCGATGAAAACACGAAAATCCTCGCCATCTTCCCGGACCGCGGCGACCGCTATGTAGACTCGATCTACAACGAAGCATACCGCATCGAGAAAGGCGTCAACGCGCTGCGCCTGCCGGACGACCCGGCGCACGTCTCGTATGACACTGTCGTCACCTCCTGGTCCTACGCCAAGATCGAAGCTAAAGGAGCCGTCCACCATGAAGAAGAAACTGCTGTTCGTTGA
- a CDS encoding ATP-grasp domain-containing protein — protein MKKKLLFVESNTTGTGMLALKKAVSWGLTPIFLCNKPERYLGLEETGSVVIVCDTNDVEALKETIAANVAVEEICGFATTSEFYLEAVATLATHYGLPGNPPEAMRTARNKSLTRQALAAAGVGQPRFAIVKGQADLEQALATVPVPCVVKPADDSGSNDVLLCNTLAEVEAHTLKILSVTTNMRGQATAGTVLIEEYVDAPEFSVEMFTWEGKTTCIGITEKSLTGFPYFVESRHIFPAQLAPEVAEEIRSTVIKALAAVGVKNGATHTELKLTPEGAKIIEINARLAGGMIPELIRLATGVDMLEQQIRCSVDGPQDLVVEYAGHAGIKFIMAPEAGVLSEIRGADAAKCVPGVEQVIVTGKPGASVQPPQNAYHRLGSVIVKGDTYEETVATLETALANIDVVLEASVIKN, from the coding sequence ATGAAGAAGAAACTGCTGTTCGTTGAATCTAACACCACCGGCACCGGCATGCTCGCCCTGAAAAAAGCGGTGAGCTGGGGCCTGACGCCGATCTTCCTTTGCAACAAGCCGGAGCGCTACCTCGGTCTGGAAGAGACAGGGAGCGTTGTGATCGTCTGCGATACGAACGATGTGGAAGCGCTGAAAGAGACGATCGCAGCGAACGTCGCGGTCGAAGAGATCTGCGGCTTTGCCACCACCTCCGAGTTCTACCTCGAAGCGGTGGCAACCTTGGCCACCCACTACGGCCTGCCGGGCAACCCGCCGGAAGCGATGCGCACCGCCCGCAACAAGTCTTTGACCCGCCAGGCGCTGGCGGCAGCTGGCGTCGGCCAGCCGCGCTTTGCGATCGTCAAAGGTCAAGCGGACCTCGAACAGGCCTTGGCGACCGTGCCGGTGCCGTGCGTGGTCAAACCGGCCGACGATTCCGGATCGAACGATGTCCTGCTCTGCAACACCTTGGCAGAAGTCGAAGCGCACACCTTGAAGATTCTCTCCGTCACCACCAACATGCGCGGCCAAGCGACCGCAGGCACCGTGCTGATCGAAGAGTATGTCGACGCGCCGGAATTCTCCGTGGAGATGTTCACGTGGGAAGGCAAGACGACTTGCATCGGCATCACCGAGAAGAGCCTGACCGGGTTCCCGTACTTCGTCGAGTCCCGCCACATCTTCCCGGCGCAACTGGCTCCGGAAGTGGCAGAAGAGATCCGCTCCACCGTGATCAAAGCGCTGGCGGCGGTCGGCGTGAAAAACGGTGCGACGCACACCGAGCTGAAGCTGACCCCGGAAGGCGCAAAGATCATTGAGATCAACGCCCGCCTCGCCGGGGGGATGATCCCGGAGCTGATCCGCCTCGCGACCGGCGTGGACATGCTGGAACAGCAGATCCGCTGCTCCGTCGACGGTCCGCAAGACCTCGTCGTCGAATACGCGGGCCACGCGGGCATCAAGTTCATCATGGCGCCGGAAGCGGGCGTGCTGAGCGAAATCCGCGGCGCAGACGCGGCGAAATGCGTGCCGGGCGTCGAGCAGGTGATCGTGACCGGCAAGCCGGGCGCCTCCGTCCAGCCGCCGCAAAACGCGTACCATCGCCTCGGCTCGGTGATCGTCAAAGGCGACACCTACGAAGAAACCGTCGCGACGCTGGAGACGGCGCTGGCCAACATTGACGTGGTGCTCGAAGCATCGGTCATCAAGAACTAA
- the ltaE gene encoding low-specificity L-threonine aldolase, whose product MIELRSDTFTLPTQEMLDAMPKAALGDDVYGEDPTVKQLEALAAKMLGKEAAIFMPSGTMANLASLMAHCPRGSKVLVGNETDIYIYEAGGAAVCGGVMYEPIPTQPDGRLLIEDLEKAFPDDTTDPQFALPALITIENPHNRMGGKVLPLSYLAEVQAFAQSKGLPVHMDGARIFNAAIALDVPVSEVAQYADSIQFCLSKGLSAPVGSMVVGTAAFIEKVYRLRKMLGGGMRQSGLLAAAAIVSLEKMVHRLADDHANARRLAAGLAEIDGIEVDMDVPTNIVFFRVTAEGFTWQRFVADCYEAGLNIAELGHGRIRAVTHSGVTEQDIDKALVIIRQVLATEKVLSV is encoded by the coding sequence ATGATTGAATTGCGCAGTGACACCTTCACCCTGCCGACACAGGAGATGCTCGACGCGATGCCGAAAGCGGCGCTCGGCGATGACGTGTACGGCGAAGACCCGACCGTCAAGCAGCTGGAAGCGCTGGCCGCCAAGATGCTCGGCAAAGAAGCGGCGATCTTCATGCCGAGCGGCACGATGGCCAACCTCGCGTCCCTGATGGCGCATTGCCCGCGCGGCTCGAAAGTGCTGGTCGGCAATGAGACCGACATCTACATCTACGAAGCGGGCGGCGCTGCCGTCTGCGGCGGGGTGATGTACGAGCCGATCCCGACCCAGCCGGACGGACGCCTCTTGATCGAAGACCTGGAAAAAGCATTCCCGGACGACACGACCGACCCGCAGTTCGCCCTGCCGGCCCTGATCACGATCGAAAACCCGCACAACCGCATGGGCGGCAAAGTGCTGCCGCTGTCCTACCTCGCCGAAGTGCAGGCGTTCGCGCAAAGCAAAGGCCTGCCGGTGCACATGGACGGCGCGCGCATCTTCAACGCGGCGATCGCGCTGGACGTGCCGGTATCGGAAGTGGCACAGTATGCCGATTCGATCCAGTTCTGCCTCTCCAAAGGCCTGTCCGCCCCGGTCGGCTCGATGGTCGTCGGAACGGCCGCGTTCATCGAGAAAGTCTACCGCCTGCGCAAAATGCTCGGCGGCGGCATGCGCCAATCCGGTCTGCTGGCCGCAGCAGCGATCGTCTCGCTGGAGAAGATGGTGCACCGCCTTGCCGACGACCACGCCAACGCCCGCCGTCTGGCAGCCGGGCTGGCCGAGATCGATGGCATCGAAGTGGACATGGACGTCCCGACCAACATCGTCTTCTTCCGCGTCACGGCTGAAGGCTTCACCTGGCAGCGCTTCGTCGCCGACTGCTACGAAGCGGGCCTGAACATCGCCGAGCTGGGCCACGGCCGCATCCGCGCCGTCACTCACTCCGGCGTTACGGAACAAGACATCGACAAGGCGCTGGTGATCATCCGCCAAGTGCTGGCCACAGAAAAAGTCCTGAGCGTATAG
- a CDS encoding ABC transporter permease — MKSLQDLYAHRLKTAWRNGLIYALKAGRNVALPMSVPFVAVGIAFVYRYLLEIVPASFPSELFLAVVLAYFLTKCKVRTFIKEPDLVFLLPAEARMKEYFQRAVRYSSWMGALTFSFVMGMVLPFYLFEIGDLAGFFLVWALLIFVKVWNVREHWRGIAWREPAWVTALRFLANVGLAWMIVHGFWFAVLLPFVLFPLRKRWPDGYPWSDLMELEKKTVAGYLAFANFFVDVPEIMNRVREWKFKQLPWEQGKPFLFLYTRTFLRHSEYFGIAVRITLTAFVGLFFVTNLWIGLGVYLLALYITGKQMPNMATERKYPDVMELYPLEEEAKLKGYSQLSFGVMVVQSVLLFLPVLIAGLPWWYLPAGLVLAYLLAFYDLPTRFRERMEEKKS, encoded by the coding sequence ATGAAGAGCCTGCAGGACTTGTATGCCCACCGCCTCAAGACCGCGTGGCGAAACGGGCTGATCTACGCCCTGAAGGCCGGCCGCAATGTCGCCTTGCCGATGTCGGTGCCGTTTGTGGCGGTGGGGATCGCGTTTGTGTACCGCTATCTGCTGGAGATCGTGCCCGCGTCCTTTCCGTCGGAGCTGTTTCTGGCGGTGGTGCTGGCCTACTTTTTGACGAAATGCAAGGTACGGACTTTCATAAAGGAACCTGACCTCGTCTTCCTGCTCCCTGCCGAGGCGCGGATGAAAGAGTATTTCCAGCGCGCAGTCAGGTACAGCTCGTGGATGGGGGCGCTGACGTTTTCGTTTGTGATGGGGATGGTGCTCCCCTTTTATCTGTTCGAGATCGGGGATCTGGCCGGATTTTTCCTCGTGTGGGCGCTGCTCATATTCGTAAAAGTATGGAATGTGCGGGAACATTGGCGGGGCATCGCCTGGAGAGAGCCTGCCTGGGTGACCGCGCTGCGCTTTCTTGCCAATGTGGGGCTGGCGTGGATGATCGTGCACGGTTTCTGGTTCGCCGTCTTGCTCCCCTTCGTACTCTTCCCGCTGCGCAAGCGCTGGCCGGACGGTTATCCGTGGTCAGACCTGATGGAGCTGGAGAAAAAGACGGTGGCCGGGTACCTCGCATTTGCCAACTTTTTCGTCGATGTGCCGGAGATCATGAACCGCGTGCGCGAGTGGAAATTCAAGCAGTTGCCGTGGGAGCAGGGCAAGCCTTTTCTGTTCCTCTACACCCGCACCTTCCTGCGCCACAGCGAATACTTCGGCATCGCCGTGCGGATCACGCTGACCGCATTTGTCGGGCTGTTCTTTGTCACCAACCTCTGGATCGGCCTTGGCGTCTACCTGCTCGCCCTGTACATCACAGGTAAGCAGATGCCGAACATGGCGACCGAGCGGAAATACCCCGATGTGATGGAGCTGTACCCGCTGGAAGAAGAGGCAAAACTGAAAGGCTACTCCCAGCTTTCCTTTGGCGTGATGGTCGTGCAGAGTGTGCTGCTGTTCCTGCCCGTGCTGATCGCAGGACTGCCGTGGTGGTACTTGCCTGCGGGGCTGGTGCTCGCGTATTTGCTCGCTTTTTACGACTTGCCCACACGGTTTCGGGAACGGATGGAAGAAAAAAAGTCCTGA
- a CDS encoding ABC transporter ATP-binding protein: MLEVKGLTGGYKADVPVIRDVSLTVGSGELVGMVGMNGAGKSTVIKHVLGLMEPQAGSVALNGETLASNRALFRSQIAYVPETPRLYPELTLREHMKLTAMAYGMDDALYEARSERLLGIFRMKESLDAFPGTFSKGMQQKVMILCAFLLQPALLIVDEPFVGLDPLAIQALLELLEEMKAQGTGILLSTHILGMAEKYCDRFVMMSRGEVALYGTLDDMRGQAGMPGAPLDDLFTKVVKESAR; the protein is encoded by the coding sequence GGATGTGTCGCTGACGGTGGGGTCGGGCGAGCTGGTCGGAATGGTCGGGATGAACGGCGCCGGGAAGTCGACGGTGATCAAGCACGTATTGGGGCTGATGGAACCGCAGGCAGGCAGCGTGGCGTTAAACGGCGAGACGCTGGCGAGCAATCGGGCGCTGTTTCGGTCGCAGATCGCCTATGTGCCGGAGACGCCAAGGCTGTATCCGGAGTTGACCCTGCGGGAACATATGAAGCTGACCGCGATGGCGTACGGGATGGACGATGCTTTATATGAAGCAAGATCGGAACGCCTGCTCGGAATCTTTCGGATGAAGGAAAGTCTGGACGCGTTCCCGGGCACTTTTTCCAAAGGCATGCAGCAGAAAGTGATGATCCTCTGTGCGTTTCTGCTCCAGCCCGCCCTGCTGATCGTCGATGAGCCGTTTGTCGGCCTCGACCCGCTGGCGATCCAGGCGCTGTTGGAACTGCTGGAGGAGATGAAAGCGCAAGGCACGGGGATTCTGCTCTCCACGCACATCTTGGGCATGGCGGAGAAGTACTGCGACCGCTTCGTGATGATGAGCCGGGGCGAAGTCGCCCTCTACGGCACGCTGGACGACATGCGCGGACAAGCCGGGATGCCGGGCGCACCGCTCGATGACCTGTTCACCAAGGTCGTCAAGGAGTCGGCGCGATGA